A single genomic interval of Rhodospirillales bacterium harbors:
- the hisH gene encoding imidazole glycerol phosphate synthase subunit HisH produces ADTPAAVAGAARLVLPGVGAFAACMTGLEDKGLTDAVRRFAAAGKPFLGICIGMQMMFDGSDEFGTTRGLGLLPGWVRAIPTTDGDGRRRKVPHIGWNALQPANGANRWDDPLMNEIAPGDSVYFVHSFAVEPAERADTLAECDYEGIRLLAAARRDNLAGCQFHPEKSGPVGLRILRGFLDGK; encoded by the coding sequence GCCGACACCCCCGCCGCCGTCGCCGGCGCCGCGCGGCTGGTGCTGCCGGGCGTCGGCGCCTTCGCCGCCTGCATGACGGGGCTGGAGGACAAGGGACTGACCGACGCGGTGCGCCGCTTCGCCGCCGCCGGCAAGCCTTTTCTCGGCATCTGCATCGGCATGCAGATGATGTTCGACGGCAGTGACGAATTCGGAACGACCCGCGGCCTCGGCCTGCTGCCCGGCTGGGTTCGGGCCATTCCCACAACCGACGGCGACGGCCGCCGGCGCAAGGTTCCGCACATCGGTTGGAACGCCTTGCAACCGGCGAACGGGGCCAACCGCTGGGACGATCCGCTCATGAACGAGATCGCGCCCGGCGACAGCGTCTATTTCGTCCACTCGTTCGCGGTCGAGCCGGCCGAGCGGGCCGACACGCTGGCGGAGTGCGACTACGAAGGAATCCGCCTGCTGGCGGCGGCGCGGCGCGACAATCTCGCCGGCTGCCAGTTTCATCCCGAGAAAAGCGGGCCGGTCGGATTACGCATCCTGCGCGGCTTTCTCGACGGAAAATGA
- a CDS encoding acylneuraminate cytidylyltransferase family protein has protein sequence MIDGRTVLGVIPARGGSKRLPGKNLLPVAGRPMIAWTVAAARGSKYIDRLIVSTDDPRIADAARGLGVEVPFLRPAELSSDTATSEDVLIHALDSVGGDFALAVLLQPTSPLCRTEDIDAALETCVAAEAPACVSVHVPAKPLAWLMTKNGAGCLRRAFAPDQVPEPAYMPNGAIFIIDVAAFRRDRTLYPANAVPYVMPAERSIDVDTEADLAAAEALLQRRANA, from the coding sequence ATGATCGACGGCCGCACCGTTCTTGGCGTCATCCCCGCCCGCGGCGGCTCGAAGCGGCTGCCTGGAAAAAACCTTCTGCCCGTGGCCGGCCGACCAATGATCGCCTGGACCGTCGCCGCCGCACGCGGCTCGAAATATATCGACCGCCTGATCGTTTCGACCGACGATCCGCGGATCGCCGACGCGGCGCGCGGGCTTGGCGTCGAGGTCCCGTTCCTACGCCCGGCCGAGCTGTCAAGCGACACCGCGACCAGCGAGGATGTCCTGATCCACGCCCTCGATTCCGTCGGCGGGGATTTCGCCCTGGCCGTTTTGCTGCAGCCGACCTCGCCCTTGTGCCGGACCGAGGATATCGACGCCGCCCTTGAGACTTGCGTCGCAGCCGAGGCTCCGGCCTGCGTTTCCGTCCATGTTCCGGCCAAGCCGCTGGCCTGGCTGATGACCAAGAACGGCGCGGGATGCCTGCGGCGGGCTTTCGCCCCCGACCAGGTTCCCGAACCCGCCTACATGCCCAACGGCGCGATATTCATAATCGACGTCGCGGCTTTCCGGCGCGACCGAACGCTCTATCCCGCGAACGCGGTGCCCTACGTCATGCCGGCGGAACGGTCCATCGACGTGGACACCGAGGCTGATCTGGCCGCGGCCGAGGCTCTGCTGCAAAGGCGCGCCAACGCGTGA
- the galE gene encoding UDP-glucose 4-epimerase GalE, with protein sequence MLVTGGAGYIGSHVVLALRDAGRAVVVLDDLSTGRRDLVPDDVPFVRGDVGDGALVRRVMAEHGCRAVMHFAGSIIVSESTREPLRYYRNNVAASQALIEACVEAGVESFVFSSSAAVYGMPERCPVDETAPTRPINPYGRTKLITEWALEDAIRAHGLRVAALRYFNVAGADPKGRSGECQPVASHLVKIAAQLAVGARGGMSIYGDDYDTPDGTCVRDYIHVSDLADAHLAALRHLEGGGESVTLNCGYGHGYSVRQVLDKVGEVLGRALPLSVAPRRPGDPPLLVADATRIGRVLGWTPKHDDLGKIVSSAITWERKLLAEAAP encoded by the coding sequence ATTCTCGTCACCGGCGGCGCGGGCTACATCGGCAGCCACGTCGTGCTCGCCTTGCGCGACGCCGGCCGCGCGGTCGTCGTCCTCGACGACCTCTCGACCGGGCGGCGCGATTTGGTGCCGGACGACGTTCCCTTTGTCCGGGGCGACGTCGGCGACGGCGCGCTCGTGCGCCGCGTCATGGCCGAGCATGGCTGCCGCGCAGTCATGCACTTTGCCGGTTCGATCATCGTTTCCGAATCGACCCGCGAGCCGCTTCGCTACTACCGCAACAACGTCGCCGCCAGCCAAGCGTTGATCGAGGCCTGCGTCGAGGCGGGAGTCGAATCGTTCGTCTTTTCCTCCAGCGCCGCGGTCTACGGCATGCCCGAGCGCTGTCCGGTCGACGAAACGGCGCCGACCCGGCCGATCAACCCCTACGGCCGGACCAAGCTGATTACCGAATGGGCGCTCGAGGACGCGATCCGGGCCCACGGCCTGCGCGTCGCCGCGCTGCGTTATTTCAACGTCGCCGGCGCCGACCCGAAGGGGCGCAGCGGCGAATGCCAGCCCGTCGCCTCGCACCTGGTCAAGATCGCGGCCCAGCTCGCCGTCGGCGCGCGCGGGGGCATGAGCATCTACGGCGACGATTACGATACCCCCGACGGCACCTGCGTGCGCGATTACATCCACGTTTCCGATCTGGCCGACGCGCACCTGGCCGCGCTGAGACACCTGGAAGGCGGCGGCGAAAGCGTGACCTTGAATTGCGGCTACGGCCACGGCTATTCGGTGCGCCAGGTCCTGGACAAGGTCGGGGAGGTCCTCGGCCGGGCGCTGCCACTGTCCGTCGCCCCGCGCCGGCCGGGCGATCCGCCGCTACTGGTGGCGGATGCGACGCGGATCGGCCGGGTCCTCGGCTGGACGCCCAAGCACGACGATCTCGGCAAAATCGTTTCCTCGGCGATCACTTGGGAGCGGAAGTTGCTGGCGGAGGCCGCGCCGTGA
- a CDS encoding cyclase family protein, whose translation MRRIIDITLAVSAQMPSWPGEPKLTASLLRDMDRGDSCTVSRIEGGVHTGTHLDAPRHFIKGRISVDELALDVLIGPARVVHFPDADAIDAAMLDTLALPAGTVRLLLKTRNSTLWNDPGYAFREDYVALTPDAAQWIVDRGIRLVGIDYLSVERFREPGHRTHKLLPGAGVVAVEGLDLRRAAPGNYDLYCLPLKLAGADGAPGARRLDR comes from the coding sequence GTGAGACGGATCATCGACATCACCCTCGCCGTTTCTGCCCAAATGCCGTCGTGGCCGGGCGAGCCGAAACTGACCGCCTCCCTGCTGCGCGACATGGACCGGGGCGATTCCTGCACCGTCAGCCGCATCGAGGGCGGGGTTCATACCGGCACGCACCTCGACGCGCCCCGCCATTTCATCAAGGGCCGCATCAGCGTCGACGAATTGGCGCTTGATGTCCTGATCGGTCCGGCGCGGGTCGTCCATTTTCCCGACGCCGACGCCATCGATGCCGCCATGCTGGATACCCTGGCCTTGCCCGCCGGCACCGTTCGCCTGCTGCTCAAGACCCGCAACTCGACACTGTGGAACGACCCCGGCTATGCGTTCCGCGAGGATTACGTGGCGCTGACGCCCGATGCCGCCCAGTGGATCGTCGATCGCGGCATTCGACTGGTCGGCATCGACTATCTCTCCGTCGAACGCTTCCGCGAGCCCGGGCACCGCACCCACAAACTCCTGCCCGGCGCCGGCGTCGTCGCGGTCGAAGGCCTGGATCTGCGTCGGGCCGCACCCGGCAACTACGATCTTTATTGCCTGCCGCTGAAGCTCGCGGGCGCCGACGGTGCCCCCGGTGCGCGCCGTCTTGATCGTTAA
- a CDS encoding 3-deoxy-manno-octulosonate cytidylyltransferase: MKAIAVIPARMGSSRYPGKPLAPLLGRPMIEHVYRRARLCAGLAEVIVATCDDEIRAAAEGFGAPVAMTSDRHERASDRVAEAAARSDADVIVLLQGDEPMIYPEMIAAAIAPFAKEGDVRCVNLTKRIATEAEFLNPNTIKVVMDGKNDALFMSRQPIPTRPKGSFAAIAAYKQVCVIPFRRDALAQYTRLAPTPLEIVESIDMLRFLEHGLPVRMVETAFDSHSVDVPDERVKVEALLRDDPLVARYVR; the protein is encoded by the coding sequence ATGAAAGCCATCGCCGTCATTCCCGCCCGCATGGGTTCGTCCCGCTATCCCGGCAAGCCGCTCGCGCCTTTGCTCGGTCGGCCGATGATCGAGCACGTCTATCGCCGCGCCCGGCTGTGCGCGGGACTGGCCGAGGTGATCGTCGCCACCTGCGACGACGAGATTCGCGCCGCGGCCGAGGGCTTCGGCGCGCCGGTCGCCATGACCTCGGACCGCCACGAACGCGCCTCCGACCGCGTCGCCGAGGCAGCCGCCCGGTCGGATGCCGACGTGATCGTGTTGCTGCAGGGCGACGAGCCGATGATCTATCCTGAAATGATCGCCGCCGCGATCGCGCCGTTCGCCAAGGAGGGGGACGTGCGCTGCGTCAACCTGACCAAGCGGATCGCGACCGAGGCCGAGTTTCTCAACCCCAACACCATCAAGGTGGTGATGGACGGGAAGAACGATGCGCTGTTCATGTCCCGCCAGCCGATCCCGACCCGGCCCAAGGGTTCTTTCGCGGCGATTGCCGCCTACAAGCAGGTGTGCGTCATCCCGTTCCGCCGCGACGCGCTAGCCCAATACACCCGCCTCGCGCCGACACCCCTGGAAATCGTTGAATCGATCGACATGCTGCGTTTCCTCGAGCATGGCCTGCCGGTGCGCATGGTCGAAACCGCCTTCGACAGCCATTCCGTCGACGTGCCCGACGAGCGGGTCAAGGTTGAGGCCCTGCTGCGCGACGACCCGCTGGTCGCCCGCTATGTCCGCTGA
- a CDS encoding dihydrofolate reductase, which translates to MPWKVLVTAPYLLPVVDRFRPWFAENGIEPVVANINERMEEADLLPLVGDIDGVACGDDRFTARVMDAAPKLKVISKWGTGIDSIDKAAAEARGIRVCRTLDAFTEPVGDSTLGYILCFARRLPWMDRQMKSGVWDKIPGRALNESTVGVIGVGATGSGTLRRARAFGAELLGTDIRDIHPGHVKALGVNMVSLDELLARADFVCAHCDLNPTSHHLMSDTQFQRMKPTAVLLNLARGPVVDEKALVRALQSRTIAGAALDVFEDEPLPADSPLRGMDNVMLAPHNSNSSPKAWERIHLSTLDQLLAGLKAGRAPHC; encoded by the coding sequence ATGCCCTGGAAAGTCCTGGTCACTGCTCCCTACCTGCTGCCGGTCGTCGACCGCTTTCGCCCCTGGTTCGCCGAGAACGGCATCGAGCCGGTGGTCGCCAACATCAACGAACGGATGGAGGAGGCCGACCTCTTGCCGCTGGTCGGCGATATCGACGGCGTCGCCTGCGGCGACGACCGCTTCACCGCCCGGGTCATGGACGCCGCGCCCAAGCTCAAGGTAATCTCGAAATGGGGGACCGGCATCGATTCCATCGACAAGGCGGCGGCCGAGGCGCGCGGCATCCGCGTCTGCCGCACGCTCGACGCCTTCACCGAGCCGGTCGGCGACTCGACGCTGGGCTACATCCTCTGCTTCGCCCGCCGCCTGCCGTGGATGGACCGGCAGATGAAAAGCGGCGTCTGGGACAAGATCCCCGGCCGCGCCCTGAACGAAAGCACCGTCGGCGTCATCGGCGTCGGCGCGACCGGCAGCGGCACCCTGCGCCGGGCGCGAGCCTTCGGCGCCGAGCTGCTCGGCACCGACATCCGCGATATCCATCCCGGCCATGTCAAGGCGCTGGGTGTGAACATGGTGTCCCTGGACGAACTGCTGGCGCGCGCCGACTTCGTCTGCGCCCACTGCGACCTCAATCCGACCTCGCATCACTTGATGAGCGACACCCAGTTCCAAAGGATGAAGCCGACCGCCGTGCTGCTCAACCTCGCGCGCGGGCCGGTGGTCGACGAAAAGGCCCTGGTCCGCGCGCTGCAATCGAGAACCATCGCCGGCGCGGCGCTGGACGTGTTCGAGGACGAGCCGCTGCCGGCCGACAGCCCGCTGCGCGGCATGGACAACGTCATGCTCGCCCCGCACAACAGCAATTCCAGTCCCAAGGCGTGGGAACGGATTCACCTGAGCACGCTCGATCAACTGCTGGCGGGCCTGAAGGCCGGGCGCGCCCCGCACTGCTGA
- a CDS encoding glycosyltransferase has protein sequence MNDRLVPQAEAPETSVIIRAFNEQKHLPALFDALARQAYRNFETIVVDSGSFDDTRAIAAARADRLLRISSHDFTFGYSLNAGIRAARGRYIVMASAHTVPCDEHWLGRLVAPLVDSNVAMTYGRQVSVESSKFCEAEDMERTFGPEPRDEHPSRFAVNNANSAVRRDLWLEHPFDEALPGLEDIEWARHWMKKGLIVRYVPEAALYHIHEETWPQIRRRFYREAVAWRRMSIRGRRHIPMELIREAGRAAVDCIRALTADANPAARRLSKPARLAEILAYRLHKNAGVMRGFFESHPLETRASYEAVLFNRAVKAVVIKGPGQAALESVELPELKPGDVLIHVAHVAICATDHEIRNGTLGYYASGMAQYPIVPGHEFSGRVAAVGRNVTDFREHDPVVVECIQGCGACAECRADNAIGCAERKELGVMGLNGAYAEYVIAPSRFVHRVPEDMDLRRAALAEPAAVILKALRRLSAVAGPDGGARKPVGVAGAGPLGHLCAKILKHRGHDVTAYDRDPRRLDFFAGTGIKTTTAPEAIARFPLIVEITGDPQSLDSILHQSPANAAILLLGLPYGKQPFSFETIAAFDKTVIGSVGSTAADFEAAIRLLPEIDLDPYFRCALPLENFRDAWDKSKSGKVLKVLLNVADR, from the coding sequence ATGAACGACCGCCTTGTCCCGCAAGCCGAAGCGCCGGAAACGTCGGTCATCATTCGCGCGTTCAACGAGCAGAAGCACCTCCCCGCCCTGTTCGACGCGCTCGCGCGCCAAGCGTATCGGAACTTCGAGACCATCGTCGTCGATTCCGGCTCGTTCGACGACACCCGCGCCATCGCCGCCGCCCGGGCCGACCGCCTGCTGCGGATTTCCAGCCACGACTTCACCTTCGGCTATTCGCTCAACGCCGGCATTCGCGCCGCGCGCGGCCGGTACATTGTCATGGCATCGGCCCACACCGTCCCGTGCGACGAACACTGGCTCGGCCGACTAGTCGCGCCGCTGGTCGATTCCAACGTCGCCATGACCTATGGTCGGCAAGTGAGCGTTGAAAGCTCCAAGTTCTGCGAGGCCGAGGACATGGAGCGGACCTTCGGACCCGAGCCGCGCGACGAGCATCCGTCCCGCTTCGCCGTCAACAACGCCAATTCCGCCGTCCGCCGCGACTTATGGCTGGAGCATCCCTTCGACGAGGCGCTGCCCGGCCTCGAGGACATCGAATGGGCCCGACACTGGATGAAAAAGGGGCTGATCGTCCGCTACGTTCCCGAAGCCGCGCTTTACCACATCCACGAGGAAACCTGGCCGCAGATCCGCCGTCGCTTCTACCGCGAGGCGGTCGCTTGGCGGCGCATGAGCATCCGCGGCCGCCGTCACATTCCGATGGAACTGATCCGCGAAGCCGGCCGCGCGGCCGTCGATTGCATCCGCGCCCTGACGGCCGATGCCAATCCGGCCGCACGGCGGCTGTCGAAGCCGGCGCGGCTCGCCGAAATTCTCGCCTATCGCTTGCACAAGAACGCGGGCGTGATGCGCGGATTTTTCGAATCCCATCCGTTGGAAACCCGGGCCTCCTACGAGGCGGTCCTATTCAACCGCGCGGTCAAGGCGGTGGTCATCAAGGGGCCGGGCCAGGCGGCACTGGAGAGCGTCGAACTGCCCGAGCTGAAGCCAGGCGATGTCCTGATCCACGTCGCGCACGTCGCTATCTGCGCTACCGATCACGAAATCCGCAACGGCACGCTCGGCTACTACGCCAGCGGCATGGCCCAATATCCCATCGTGCCCGGCCACGAGTTCTCGGGCCGCGTTGCCGCCGTCGGCCGCAACGTCACCGACTTCAGAGAGCACGATCCGGTCGTCGTCGAGTGCATCCAGGGATGCGGCGCCTGCGCCGAATGCCGCGCCGACAACGCTATCGGCTGCGCCGAGCGCAAAGAGCTGGGCGTCATGGGCCTGAACGGCGCCTACGCCGAGTACGTCATCGCGCCGTCCCGGTTCGTCCATCGCGTCCCGGAGGATATGGACCTGCGTCGCGCTGCGCTGGCCGAGCCGGCGGCCGTGATCTTGAAGGCCCTGCGCCGGCTTTCCGCCGTCGCCGGCCCCGACGGCGGCGCGAGGAAGCCCGTCGGCGTCGCCGGCGCCGGCCCGCTCGGCCATCTCTGTGCCAAGATCCTCAAGCATCGCGGGCACGACGTGACCGCCTACGACCGCGACCCGCGGCGGCTCGACTTTTTCGCCGGCACCGGGATCAAGACCACGACCGCGCCCGAGGCCATCGCCCGGTTCCCCTTGATCGTCGAGATCACCGGCGATCCGCAGTCGCTCGATTCGATCCTGCACCAGTCGCCGGCGAATGCTGCGATCCTGCTGCTCGGGCTGCCCTACGGTAAGCAGCCTTTCTCGTTCGAAACCATCGCCGCGTTCGACAAGACCGTGATCGGCTCGGTCGGTAGCACCGCCGCTGATTTCGAGGCGGCGATCCGCCTGCTGCCCGAGATCGACCTGGACCCCTATTTCCGCTGCGCCCTACCGCTTGAGAACTTTCGCGACGCCTGGGACAAGTCAAAAAGCGGCAAAGTCCTGAAAGTCCTGCTGAATGTCGCGGATCGATGA
- a CDS encoding FkbM family methyltransferase — protein MKLHPVVKNILRPPYRAALWLAARLAHGLAWLLHALLGPTRFLKLVHFVRREMDTTIEVGGLRFDASHEIPLYRALTLFTKEPDTIAWIDDCVSEGDSFYDVGANIGVFTLYAATRKKAAVVAFEPSSENYAILNRNIYMNGLADRVIALNLALHDRTALSMLNLSAFMPGKAGHGFSIAVAGSDYSAFIPDFRQSVIGYRLDDFVHTFDVPFPNHVKIDVDGNDPVVLEGMRGLLDDPRLKSVAIELNPDFREADRQVADLLLAHGFEKLDGERYRNLANIRDGLAHNYFFVRGRHAL, from the coding sequence ATGAAGCTCCACCCCGTCGTCAAGAACATCTTGCGCCCACCATACCGGGCTGCGCTTTGGCTGGCCGCGCGATTGGCGCATGGCTTGGCTTGGTTGCTGCACGCCCTGCTCGGCCCGACGCGATTCTTGAAGCTGGTCCATTTCGTTCGGCGCGAAATGGACACGACCATTGAGGTCGGCGGTCTGCGCTTCGATGCCAGCCACGAGATCCCGCTTTATCGCGCGCTGACCCTATTTACCAAGGAGCCCGACACCATCGCCTGGATCGACGATTGCGTTTCCGAGGGTGACTCCTTTTACGACGTGGGCGCCAACATCGGCGTGTTCACCCTTTACGCCGCAACCCGCAAGAAGGCAGCGGTGGTGGCCTTCGAGCCCTCGTCGGAAAACTACGCGATCCTCAACCGCAACATCTATATGAATGGGCTGGCCGATCGGGTGATCGCGCTCAATCTCGCCCTGCACGACCGCACCGCGCTGTCGATGTTGAACTTGTCGGCGTTCATGCCCGGCAAGGCCGGCCACGGTTTCTCCATCGCCGTCGCCGGATCCGATTACAGCGCCTTCATCCCCGATTTTCGCCAGAGCGTGATCGGCTATCGCCTCGACGATTTTGTCCATACTTTCGATGTCCCTTTTCCCAATCATGTTAAGATCGACGTCGACGGCAACGATCCGGTCGTGCTAGAGGGAATGCGCGGGCTGCTGGACGATCCGCGGCTGAAAAGTGTCGCCATCGAGCTCAATCCCGACTTCCGCGAGGCCGACCGCCAAGTCGCCGATCTTCTTCTCGCCCACGGGTTCGAAAAACTGGACGGCGAGCGCTACCGGAACCTGGCGAACATCCGCGACGGCTTGGCACACAACTATTTCTTCGTGCGCGGACGGCACGCCCTTTGA
- a CDS encoding radical SAM protein: MTQAVNNDLPGAKARSDFRVLIVYPNLPLMLIPALAIALFTRVLREEGYQVELFETTHYLDQEEDSSSENRVKMLNVREFSVTEDLGITIKHDMFGDFRRKVESFRPDLMIFSVVEDAFLQALALLRRVQDLNIPHVFGGVFPTNAKERCFDFPEIKMIALGEGERTVVDVAEAVRQGKAIDTIAGTWSRLPDGTIRKNPVQPLADINRYRPDFSLFEESRFYRPMGGRVFKMIPVETYRGCPYSCTYCNSPAQRVFSKDNELGNFLRRKRMDVLRAELTEHYAAYKPTFFYFVDDSFLARPRQEIFDFCDMYEEFRLPFWFNTRAENCDAKALARLKEVGCYRISFGIECGNEEYRQRVLRRKITNAEMIDRFAMIADSGIAFSLNLIVGMPGETRELVMDTVDLVRSVHGYDALTVSIFTPYHGTVLRDVAVKNGWLDPQTITRHTTARSILTMPAPFLSADDIDGLAAVMPLYCYFPKSEWPALRRAEGSDAEGLAIRERYAEIYRKNFFGETQDSRKTFLVEGGTGCRTNPKDAFRLSPKRLSADEIAMLSMG, encoded by the coding sequence ATGACCCAGGCAGTGAACAACGATCTTCCCGGAGCGAAGGCCCGATCGGACTTCCGCGTCCTGATCGTCTATCCGAACTTGCCCTTGATGCTGATCCCGGCGCTGGCGATCGCGCTGTTCACCCGCGTGCTGCGCGAGGAGGGCTACCAGGTCGAGCTGTTCGAGACCACTCATTACCTCGACCAGGAGGAGGACTCGAGCTCGGAGAACCGGGTCAAGATGCTGAACGTGCGGGAATTCAGCGTCACCGAGGACCTTGGCATCACGATCAAGCACGACATGTTCGGGGACTTCCGCCGCAAGGTCGAGTCGTTCAGGCCCGACTTGATGATCTTCTCGGTGGTCGAGGACGCCTTCCTCCAGGCGCTCGCTCTGCTGCGGCGAGTCCAGGATCTGAATATTCCCCACGTCTTCGGCGGCGTTTTCCCGACCAACGCTAAGGAGCGCTGCTTCGACTTCCCCGAGATCAAGATGATTGCGCTCGGCGAGGGCGAGCGGACCGTGGTGGACGTCGCCGAGGCCGTTCGCCAAGGCAAGGCGATCGACACTATCGCCGGCACTTGGTCGCGGCTCCCCGACGGCACCATCCGCAAGAATCCGGTGCAGCCGCTGGCCGACATCAACCGCTACCGACCCGATTTCAGCCTGTTCGAGGAAAGCCGTTTTTACCGGCCGATGGGCGGGCGAGTGTTTAAGATGATTCCGGTCGAGACCTATCGCGGCTGTCCTTACTCCTGCACCTACTGCAATTCGCCGGCGCAGCGGGTCTTTTCCAAGGACAACGAACTCGGCAACTTCCTGCGCCGCAAGCGCATGGACGTCTTGCGGGCGGAACTGACCGAGCATTACGCCGCCTACAAGCCGACCTTCTTCTACTTCGTTGACGATTCCTTCCTGGCACGGCCGCGCCAAGAGATTTTTGATTTCTGCGATATGTACGAGGAATTCCGCCTGCCATTCTGGTTCAACACCCGGGCGGAAAACTGCGACGCCAAAGCCCTGGCGCGGCTCAAGGAAGTCGGCTGCTACCGCATCTCGTTCGGCATCGAATGCGGCAACGAGGAATACCGCCAGCGCGTGCTCCGGCGCAAGATCACCAACGCCGAGATGATCGACCGCTTCGCGATGATCGCCGATTCCGGCATCGCCTTCAGCCTCAACCTGATCGTCGGCATGCCGGGCGAAACCCGCGAACTGGTCATGGACACGGTTGATCTGGTGCGCTCGGTGCACGGCTACGACGCGCTGACGGTCAGCATCTTCACGCCCTATCACGGCACCGTGCTGCGCGACGTCGCGGTCAAGAACGGCTGGCTCGACCCCCAGACCATCACCCGCCACACCACTGCCCGCTCGATTTTGACCATGCCGGCGCCGTTCCTGAGCGCCGACGACATCGACGGGCTGGCCGCAGTCATGCCGCTGTACTGCTACTTCCCCAAGAGCGAGTGGCCCGCCTTGCGCCGCGCCGAGGGGTCGGACGCCGAGGGCCTCGCCATCCGCGAGCGCTACGCCGAGATCTATCGCAAGAATTTCTTCGGCGAGACCCAGGATTCGCGAAAGACCTTCCTGGTCGAAGGCGGCACCGGCTGCCGGACCAACCCCAAGGACGCCTTCCGCCTGAGCCCCAAGCGGCTTTCGGCCGACGAAATCGCCATGCTGTCGATGGGCTGA